A window of Hyphomicrobiaceae bacterium contains these coding sequences:
- a CDS encoding ABC transporter ATP-binding protein, with the protein MSGYALELRDVRKRFGSAEIIRGANLQVEKGERCAIIGPNGAGKSTLFNLITGRFPASSGEILLNGSNIMGLKPFEIYRRGLSRGFQITNVFHRLSVFENLRCSVLWSLGYRYSFWQKLSSLPDVKERVDEVLHLIGLRDRQHSPAGLLTYAEQRALEIGIAIAGDAAVILLDEPTAGMSRSETDAAVEMIRRITKGKTLLIVEHDMSVVFALAEKIAVLVYGEIIASGAPNDIRNNPQVREAYLGEYSTVDRIQ; encoded by the coding sequence GTGAGCGGATATGCACTTGAGCTAAGAGATGTTCGCAAGCGCTTCGGAAGCGCCGAAATCATTCGGGGTGCCAATTTGCAAGTCGAAAAGGGGGAGCGCTGTGCAATAATCGGACCTAACGGCGCAGGAAAATCAACGCTCTTCAATCTCATTACGGGTCGTTTCCCCGCAAGCTCGGGTGAAATCCTGTTGAACGGCTCCAATATCATGGGACTGAAGCCATTCGAAATCTATCGACGCGGATTATCCCGTGGCTTCCAAATCACGAATGTATTCCATCGATTATCGGTTTTCGAAAACCTCCGCTGCTCGGTGCTTTGGTCACTCGGGTACCGGTACTCGTTCTGGCAGAAACTGAGCAGCTTGCCGGACGTCAAAGAACGAGTCGATGAAGTGCTCCACCTGATCGGCTTGCGAGACCGTCAACACTCACCAGCCGGATTGCTGACTTATGCCGAACAGCGGGCCCTGGAAATCGGCATAGCCATCGCTGGCGACGCCGCCGTCATCCTGCTCGACGAACCAACGGCGGGGATGAGCCGCTCTGAAACCGATGCGGCCGTCGAGATGATCCGCAGGATTACCAAGGGCAAGACCCTTTTGATCGTCGAGCACGATATGAGCGTCGTTTTCGCCTTGGCCGAAAAAATCGCGGTCCTGGTTTATGGCGAGATCATTGCATCCGGCGCACCGAACGATATTCGCAATAACCCGCAGGTTCGAGAAGCTTATCTCGGCGAATATTCGACCGTGGATCGAATTCAATGA
- a CDS encoding IS3 family transposase (programmed frameshift) produces MPKKRFSAEQIVVVLRQIEVLMSQGKTPAVACREAGISQQSYYRWRKEYGGLELDQAKRMKELERENVRLKRLVADLSLEKQVLKDVAFGKLVSPERRRRAVEGIRAKYGLSERHACRIVDQPRGTQRYATIVRADEDALTRAIVSLASRYGRYGYRRITSLLTQAGWQVGCDRVQRIWRREGLKVPRKQRPRGRLWLNDGSCIRLRPQHRNHVWSYDFVEAQTHDGRRLRLMTLIDEFTRECLAIRVARRINSFGVIETMADVMLTRGVPEHIRSDNGAEMTAKIVRNWLAKLGAKTLYIEPGSPWENGYCESFNGKLRDECLNQEIFYSLKEAKVVIEQWRNHFNTIRPHSSLGYRPPAPQTSTAQMLQLDQRAVVQ; encoded by the exons ATGCCGAAGAAGCGGTTTAGCGCGGAGCAAATCGTTGTAGTGCTGCGCCAGATTGAAGTTTTGATGTCGCAGGGCAAGACGCCCGCCGTGGCGTGCCGGGAGGCCGGGATATCTCAGCAGAGTTATTATCGCTGGCGGAAGGAATACGGCGGGCTCGAGCTTGATCAGGCGAAGCGGATGAAGGAGCTGGAGCGCGAGAACGTTCGTCTCAAGCGTCTGGTTGCCGATTTGTCGCTGGAGAAGCAGGTGCTCAAGGATGTCGCCT TCGGGAAACTTGTAAGCCCTGAGCGGCGCCGGCGGGCTGTTGAAGGCATTCGGGCGAAGTATGGTCTGTCCGAACGTCACGCCTGCCGGATCGTCGACCAGCCCCGTGGAACGCAACGATACGCCACTATTGTCCGAGCCGATGAAGATGCGCTGACAAGAGCGATTGTCTCACTGGCGTCTCGCTATGGGCGTTATGGCTATCGTCGGATCACGTCGCTGCTGACCCAGGCTGGTTGGCAGGTGGGCTGTGATCGCGTTCAGCGGATCTGGCGCCGCGAGGGGCTGAAAGTGCCCAGGAAACAAAGGCCGCGAGGCCGGCTCTGGCTGAATGACGGATCCTGCATCCGGTTGCGGCCGCAGCACCGCAATCATGTCTGGAGCTACGACTTTGTCGAGGCGCAGACCCATGACGGACGCAGACTCCGCCTCATGACCTTGATCGATGAGTTCACCCGGGAATGCCTGGCCATCCGCGTCGCGCGCCGGATCAACAGCTTTGGCGTCATCGAGACGATGGCCGACGTGATGCTCACCAGAGGTGTTCCAGAACACATCCGCTCCGATAATGGCGCGGAAATGACGGCCAAGATCGTTCGCAACTGGCTTGCAAAGCTCGGCGCCAAGACGCTCTACATCGAGCCCGGCAGTCCATGGGAGAACGGCTATTGTGAATCCTTCAACGGCAAGCTGCGCGACGAGTGCCTCAACCAGGAAATATTCTACAGCCTGAAGGAAGCCAAGGTCGTGATCGAGCAATGGCGCAATCACTTCAACACGATACGCCCACACTCATCGCTCGGCTACCGACCGCCGGCACCGCAGACATCCACAGCCCAAATGCTTCAACTGGATCAGCGTGCGGTCGTGCAGTAG
- a CDS encoding branched-chain amino acid ABC transporter substrate-binding protein: MSTSYRRTSLAGSAVICVTLLSTPALAETVRVAFIDPLSGTFAALGQNELQSFQAIAARANQEKWAGDNQLEFVGFDNQASPQISLVQLKNAIDQGYRYITQANGSGAALALIDAINKHNERNPGKEVMFLNHGAVDPSLTNDKCSFWHFRFDANADMKSQVLINHLATNPSIKKVYIINQDYAAGHQFTRGEKEYLKSARSDLELVGEDLVPLGKVKDFSPYIAKIKASGADSVVTGNWGTDLSLLIKAAKEAGLNANFYTYYANLKGAPIAMGADGADRVRYVGIWNINNETFAGEDIAASFKQKYNDDFTWMVSYSIVAMFSKAIKESGSTDPVKVGFALEGMKATSLNGQVEMRASDHQLLQPLYIGVWTKADGKAVKYDQEGTGYGWKTEKKYEASASTQPTTCDMKRPPRS; encoded by the coding sequence ATGAGCACTTCTTATCGACGAACGAGTCTGGCGGGATCGGCAGTCATTTGCGTCACCCTGCTTTCGACGCCGGCTCTCGCGGAAACCGTCAGGGTTGCCTTCATTGACCCACTGAGCGGAACCTTCGCGGCCCTGGGACAGAATGAACTGCAAAGCTTTCAAGCGATCGCGGCACGCGCGAACCAAGAGAAATGGGCCGGCGACAACCAACTTGAATTCGTTGGCTTCGACAATCAGGCAAGTCCGCAGATTTCGCTTGTCCAGTTAAAGAATGCGATCGACCAGGGTTACCGATACATAACGCAAGCGAATGGATCGGGGGCTGCTCTGGCGCTGATCGACGCCATCAACAAGCACAACGAGCGCAATCCGGGCAAGGAGGTCATGTTCCTCAATCACGGAGCGGTCGATCCGAGCCTGACGAACGACAAATGCAGCTTCTGGCATTTTCGGTTCGACGCCAATGCAGACATGAAATCTCAGGTCTTGATCAATCACCTGGCAACGAATCCTTCGATCAAGAAGGTCTATATAATCAACCAGGATTATGCGGCAGGACACCAATTCACCCGCGGTGAAAAGGAGTATCTGAAGAGCGCACGATCCGATCTTGAACTCGTCGGCGAAGACCTTGTGCCGCTGGGAAAGGTCAAGGATTTTTCTCCCTATATCGCCAAGATCAAGGCGTCGGGTGCCGATAGCGTGGTAACAGGCAACTGGGGCACTGATCTTTCATTGCTTATCAAGGCTGCGAAGGAAGCGGGCCTCAACGCCAACTTCTACACTTACTATGCCAACCTCAAGGGCGCGCCGATCGCGATGGGTGCGGATGGCGCGGATCGCGTTCGATACGTCGGGATCTGGAATATCAACAATGAGACCTTCGCAGGCGAAGACATCGCGGCATCCTTCAAGCAAAAATATAACGACGATTTCACTTGGATGGTGAGTTACTCGATCGTCGCGATGTTTTCGAAGGCGATCAAGGAGAGTGGCTCGACGGACCCTGTAAAGGTTGGATTTGCGCTCGAAGGCATGAAGGCAACGAGTCTGAACGGTCAGGTTGAAATGCGGGCGAGCGACCATCAGCTGCTTCAGCCGCTTTACATCGGAGTATGGACCAAAGCAGACGGCAAGGCCGTCAAATACGATCAGGAAGGTACGGGATACGGTTGGAAGACCGAGAAGAAATACGAAGCATCTGCGAGCACGCAGCCGACGACTTGCGACATGAAGAGACCGCCCCGGTCCTGA
- a CDS encoding branched-chain amino acid ABC transporter permease: protein MEFVLFTLLNGLSYGLLLFMLSSGLTLIFSMMGVLNFAHASFYMLGAYFAYSISVNLSFWVALLVAPAIVAGLGAAVERYGLRHVHKYGHAAELLFTFGLSYIVVELVQVTWGRATVQYSIPAELDGPLFTLYGTSFPIYRGFMMLVASLMMLSIYLALTRTRVGLVVQAALTHPSMVEALGHNVPRVFTLVFAGGCGLAALAGVIGGNAFVTEPGMAATVGSIIFVVVVVGGLGSLVGALIASLLIGMVQTFAVSLDYSVLTLLTALGIQGTALRGSVLRITVAQMAPMLPYMLLVLVLILRPKGLMGTREG, encoded by the coding sequence ATGGAATTTGTCCTTTTCACATTGCTCAATGGACTGAGTTACGGACTATTGCTGTTCATGCTCTCTTCCGGATTGACTCTCATTTTCAGCATGATGGGCGTCCTGAATTTCGCGCATGCAAGCTTCTACATGCTGGGCGCCTATTTCGCGTATTCGATCAGCGTGAACCTGAGCTTTTGGGTTGCTTTGCTCGTGGCTCCCGCGATCGTCGCGGGCCTCGGAGCGGCGGTCGAACGCTATGGCCTTCGCCATGTCCACAAGTACGGTCACGCCGCCGAGCTACTGTTCACCTTCGGGCTTTCCTACATCGTGGTGGAACTGGTTCAGGTCACTTGGGGACGGGCTACTGTGCAATATTCGATTCCCGCGGAACTGGATGGCCCTCTGTTTACGCTCTATGGCACCTCCTTTCCGATCTATCGCGGTTTCATGATGCTCGTTGCGTCACTCATGATGCTGTCGATCTATCTCGCCCTGACCAGGACACGTGTCGGCCTCGTTGTTCAGGCCGCCTTGACACACCCATCCATGGTCGAGGCACTGGGGCACAACGTTCCCCGCGTGTTTACGCTGGTGTTTGCAGGAGGCTGTGGTCTCGCCGCGCTCGCGGGTGTGATCGGCGGCAATGCCTTCGTCACCGAGCCCGGCATGGCCGCCACCGTCGGCAGCATCATCTTCGTTGTGGTGGTCGTTGGTGGGCTGGGCTCGCTCGTCGGCGCCCTGATTGCATCCTTATTAATCGGAATGGTGCAGACCTTTGCGGTATCGCTGGACTATTCTGTTCTCACGCTGCTGACGGCGCTGGGAATCCAAGGGACCGCGCTGCGCGGCAGCGTTCTCCGCATTACCGTTGCACAGATGGCACCGATGCTGCCTTACATGCTGCTGGTCCTGGTTCTCATTCTCCGTCCCAAGGGTTTGATGGGTACGAGGGAAGGATGA
- a CDS encoding HlyD family secretion protein, with protein MADPVLKFPPEHKGEPPVPGRQKIAAEPRRRLMAGLRRYRRLLLLVVLPLVAALAGVTFYLNGGRYVTTDNAYVGAQKVLITPDVSGKIVSVSVKEGQIVTPGDTLFQIDPVPYQLALAQARAKLEDAKTNHANLVANVKLYSQTLEIVGAGIAIKQRDVERKSSLVKNNVGSQLDLDNSMTGLVTAQAQQQLVRQQRSNALTQLLGNPDLPLEEFPAYLQAKAALDDAQRNLDLTTVRAPINGTATQVEQIQLGRYVTAGTPVFSVMDAANPWVDANPKESDLTYVAVGQPVSLEVDAFPNHLFKGKVGSLSPGTGAQFAILPPQNATGNFVKVVQRVPVRIYFDKSDRMLRKLKAGMSVYATIDTGHKRTLAGLLGLSATANQHED; from the coding sequence ATGGCTGATCCCGTCCTGAAATTCCCTCCTGAGCACAAGGGCGAGCCGCCCGTTCCCGGCCGACAAAAGATTGCCGCTGAGCCGCGCCGGCGACTGATGGCGGGCTTGCGTCGTTATCGTCGCTTGCTGTTGCTCGTAGTCTTGCCGCTGGTCGCGGCGCTGGCCGGCGTTACATTCTATCTGAACGGCGGACGCTACGTCACCACGGACAATGCCTATGTCGGCGCGCAGAAAGTGCTGATAACGCCGGATGTTTCCGGCAAGATCGTCAGCGTTTCCGTGAAGGAAGGGCAGATTGTCACGCCCGGCGACACGCTGTTCCAGATTGATCCTGTGCCCTATCAGCTGGCGCTGGCACAGGCGCGCGCCAAGCTGGAGGACGCCAAGACCAACCATGCCAATCTCGTCGCCAATGTGAAGCTCTATTCGCAGACGCTCGAAATCGTCGGCGCTGGCATCGCTATCAAGCAGCGCGACGTCGAGCGCAAGTCGTCGCTCGTGAAAAACAATGTCGGATCACAGCTCGATCTCGACAACTCCATGACCGGGCTCGTGACCGCGCAGGCACAGCAGCAACTGGTCCGCCAGCAGCGCTCCAATGCACTTACCCAGTTGCTTGGTAATCCCGATTTGCCGCTGGAGGAGTTCCCCGCCTATTTGCAAGCCAAGGCGGCGCTCGACGATGCGCAGCGAAATCTCGACCTCACAACGGTTCGCGCGCCGATCAACGGGACGGCCACGCAAGTCGAGCAGATCCAGCTCGGCCGCTACGTCACCGCGGGCACGCCCGTGTTTTCCGTGATGGACGCAGCCAACCCCTGGGTAGACGCAAATCCCAAGGAGAGCGACCTGACCTACGTCGCGGTAGGCCAGCCCGTTTCGCTGGAGGTTGACGCCTTCCCCAACCATCTTTTTAAGGGAAAGGTCGGTTCTCTGTCGCCCGGAACCGGCGCTCAGTTCGCGATCCTCCCGCCGCAAAACGCGACCGGCAACTTCGTGAAGGTGGTTCAGCGCGTGCCGGTGCGCATCTATTTCGACAAGAGCGACCGCATGCTGCGCAAGCTGAAGGCTGGCATGAGCGTCTATGCCACCATCGACACCGGTCACAAGCGCACGCTGGCCGGTCTGCTCGGGCTCTCGGCAACAGCAAACCAGCACGAGGATTGA
- a CDS encoding enoyl-CoA hydratase-related protein: MIVRSEVRGDLWLTINRPDRRNALNREASEALAAEFRAANASNYRAVVLTGAGDRAFCAGGDLQPTADGSPFSIEPDQPHHFFAELLRAMDACLLPIVARVNGSAFGGGLGLICACDIAVGVDTAKFGTPEAKVGVFPFMIMPYLLRVMPYRDVVAMALTAETVTAERALGNGLLQQTCAASELDRIVANWLDKIRACSPTALRLGKHAIRSTAALSSADALNLMQALLPLSALTQDAKEGLKAFGEKRAPAWSGQ, from the coding sequence GTGATAGTTCGCTCTGAAGTGCGGGGAGACCTGTGGCTAACGATCAACCGACCGGATCGGCGCAATGCGTTGAACAGGGAGGCATCGGAAGCCTTGGCGGCTGAATTTCGGGCGGCAAATGCATCGAACTATCGCGCAGTGGTGCTTACCGGCGCTGGTGACAGGGCGTTCTGCGCGGGAGGCGACCTTCAGCCGACTGCCGACGGTAGCCCGTTCAGCATCGAGCCGGATCAACCTCATCACTTCTTTGCGGAATTGCTGCGTGCGATGGATGCCTGCCTTCTTCCGATCGTTGCGCGAGTCAATGGATCGGCGTTCGGTGGCGGGTTGGGACTCATTTGCGCTTGCGACATTGCCGTCGGTGTCGACACCGCAAAATTTGGGACGCCGGAAGCGAAGGTTGGCGTGTTTCCGTTCATGATCATGCCCTACCTGCTTCGCGTCATGCCTTACAGGGATGTTGTCGCGATGGCGTTGACTGCAGAAACAGTGACAGCGGAGCGCGCCCTTGGTAACGGGTTGCTCCAGCAGACCTGTGCCGCCAGCGAGCTCGACCGTATCGTCGCCAACTGGCTAGACAAGATACGGGCCTGTTCTCCCACGGCTCTCAGGCTTGGCAAACATGCGATCCGATCCACGGCGGCGTTGTCCAGCGCCGATGCTCTCAATCTCATGCAGGCGCTCCTGCCATTGTCTGCCCTTACCCAGGACGCGAAGGAGGGCCTCAAGGCGTTTGGGGAGAAGCGAGCGCCAGCGTGGAGCGGACAATGA
- a CDS encoding ABC transporter ATP-binding protein, which translates to MSELLAFKNVHAFYGKSHVLFGVDMVVNEGEIVSLLGRNGTGRSTALKAAMGLVAATGSIEFRREAITGLRAFEIARRGIGYVPEGRDVFPALTVEQNLILGEKKRRGVSSKAQWSLDDMYNFFPHLKERRHTPAAVLSGGEQQMLTLCRTLMGNPDMILIDEPTEGLAPRIVDLVGKYLIELKNKGISVLLVEQKLSIAMKVSQRVYVMGHGSIVFEGTPIELLADATLCRQWLEV; encoded by the coding sequence ATGAGTGAGCTTCTCGCGTTCAAGAATGTCCATGCGTTCTATGGCAAGAGCCATGTCCTGTTCGGCGTGGACATGGTCGTAAACGAAGGCGAGATCGTCAGCCTCCTGGGGCGGAACGGTACCGGCCGATCCACCGCCTTGAAGGCCGCCATGGGCCTCGTCGCTGCAACCGGCTCGATCGAATTCCGGCGGGAGGCGATCACCGGACTGAGAGCCTTTGAAATTGCTCGCAGAGGGATTGGCTATGTACCTGAAGGCCGCGACGTATTTCCGGCCCTTACTGTGGAACAGAATCTTATCTTGGGCGAAAAGAAACGTAGAGGTGTTTCGTCGAAAGCGCAGTGGTCCTTGGATGACATGTACAACTTTTTCCCACATCTGAAGGAACGCCGACATACCCCCGCAGCGGTGCTTTCAGGTGGCGAGCAGCAGATGCTCACGCTCTGCAGGACACTTATGGGAAATCCGGACATGATCTTAATCGATGAGCCCACGGAAGGACTCGCCCCCCGCATTGTTGACCTTGTCGGCAAATATTTGATTGAACTGAAAAACAAAGGAATCTCAGTGCTTCTTGTGGAGCAGAAACTGTCCATTGCCATGAAAGTCTCGCAGCGGGTTTACGTGATGGGTCACGGATCGATCGTCTTCGAAGGAACCCCAATCGAGCTGCTCGCCGACGCGACACTGTGCAGGCAATGGCTAGAAGTATAG
- a CDS encoding branched-chain amino acid ABC transporter permease codes for MKPEPAQRPDAIPARLQTILPRALPWVVFALGLIVAPLIFSGGASLSILSQIGTMMLLGLSFNMLLGQGGMLSFGHAVYSGLGAYFAAHAIRLAGAGTISIPISLVPILGGLAAMLFGILFGHVTTKKSGTTFAMITLGISELVSACALMMPEFFGGEGGVSFNRVVGRPLYGISFGPQIQVYYLIAAWLFICTLAIYAFSLTPLGRMINAVRDNPERAEFIGYDPQRVRYLTFILSSFFAGIAGALGAINFEIVSAENVSTGRSGAILLFTFIGGVDHFFGPLIGAAFGVFFTELLSNYTPAWQLYLGIFFVLMVLYAPGGASSLLVEAVQPKALRRTILRWPLMLAICVSGLSVVFGVIFAIEMLFQHNLGSDSAIHLFGISVDTSLRMSYVVVGLLVIVSGSLLRWAWIAFWEGADKAQTEIAGITIRRTGT; via the coding sequence ATGAAACCGGAACCGGCCCAGCGCCCCGACGCAATCCCTGCGCGCTTGCAGACGATACTCCCGCGTGCATTGCCGTGGGTCGTGTTCGCGCTTGGTCTGATCGTTGCCCCTCTTATCTTCAGCGGAGGAGCATCGTTATCGATTCTTTCCCAAATCGGCACCATGATGCTGCTCGGGCTCTCCTTCAACATGCTCCTCGGCCAGGGCGGCATGCTCTCGTTCGGGCACGCTGTCTATTCCGGGCTCGGCGCCTACTTTGCCGCGCACGCCATCAGGCTGGCGGGAGCCGGGACGATCTCAATTCCGATATCTCTCGTACCCATATTGGGCGGCCTGGCGGCCATGCTCTTCGGAATCCTGTTCGGGCATGTGACGACCAAGAAATCTGGAACCACATTTGCGATGATTACGCTGGGTATCAGCGAACTGGTATCTGCATGCGCACTCATGATGCCGGAATTTTTCGGCGGCGAAGGCGGCGTCTCGTTCAACCGGGTCGTGGGCCGTCCACTTTACGGGATCAGCTTCGGACCGCAAATCCAGGTCTATTATCTGATCGCAGCTTGGCTCTTCATCTGCACGCTGGCCATCTATGCGTTCTCACTGACTCCGCTTGGGCGAATGATCAATGCAGTGCGGGACAATCCCGAGCGGGCCGAGTTCATCGGATATGACCCCCAGCGCGTAAGATATCTGACGTTCATTCTGTCATCCTTCTTTGCGGGTATCGCGGGAGCGCTGGGGGCTATCAACTTTGAGATTGTATCAGCGGAAAATGTCAGCACGGGGCGCTCCGGTGCCATCCTGCTCTTCACTTTCATCGGCGGCGTTGACCATTTCTTCGGTCCGCTGATCGGAGCCGCCTTCGGCGTCTTCTTCACTGAACTTCTTTCGAACTATACGCCTGCCTGGCAACTTTATCTCGGCATCTTTTTTGTCCTTATGGTTCTGTATGCCCCAGGAGGCGCTTCCAGCCTTCTGGTCGAAGCCGTGCAGCCAAAGGCGCTCAGAAGGACCATTCTCCGGTGGCCGTTGATGCTAGCAATTTGCGTGAGCGGGTTGTCAGTCGTCTTCGGCGTGATATTTGCCATCGAAATGTTATTCCAGCATAATTTGGGATCTGACTCTGCGATCCATTTGTTTGGGATCTCCGTCGATACATCGTTACGCATGAGCTACGTCGTGGTCGGGCTCCTGGTTATCGTGAGCGGAAGCTTGCTGCGTTGGGCTTGGATCGCATTTTGGGAGGGGGCCGACAAAGCGCAGACGGAGATTGCGGGGATTACGATCCGAAGGACCGGAACGTGA
- a CDS encoding MDR family MFS transporter — MSGPLPPGLRRNMVTICAMTATIMQALDTTIANVALPYMQGTLSASQDQINWVLTSYIVAAAIMTAPVGWVANRFGRKRIFIVCSAGFTVASVLCGLAHDIGQMVAFRLLQGVFGAALVPLSQSVMLDSYTLQERAKAMAIWGTGVMMGPIMGPSLGAWLTETYSWHWVFFVNLPFGVLTVLGLLAFMDETKKDLTLRFDWFGFAALAVAIGALQLALDRGEQLGWLESNEIIAEFIISAVGFYYFFAHSFTTATPFIQFALFKDRNFVTGCIFMTVMGLVLYSTMALASPYLQNVIGYPIITAGMLLASRGFGTFLAMMMVGRLMSFIEARTLIIAGLTLTAGSLFQMTGWTEMTQVPEIITVSVFQGFGFGLVFVPLSTVSFLTLPNQLRTDGTSMLTLLRNVASSIGISIVIAELTQGTRRNYAILSEHINPFNHALQMPDVRGIINLSTDAGRAMADKMVAMQAQIIAFSQDYQLVMLFILASIPLAIMIGSTKATLRK; from the coding sequence ATGTCGGGTCCGCTCCCTCCGGGCCTGCGGCGGAACATGGTAACAATCTGCGCGATGACGGCCACCATCATGCAGGCGCTGGACACGACCATTGCCAACGTCGCGCTGCCCTACATGCAAGGCACATTGTCGGCGTCGCAGGACCAGATCAACTGGGTGCTTACCTCCTACATCGTCGCCGCCGCCATCATGACCGCCCCTGTAGGCTGGGTGGCCAATCGTTTTGGACGCAAACGCATCTTCATCGTCTGCTCGGCCGGGTTCACCGTGGCATCCGTGCTGTGCGGGCTGGCGCACGATATCGGACAAATGGTGGCGTTTCGTCTGTTGCAGGGGGTATTCGGCGCCGCGCTCGTGCCCCTTTCGCAGTCCGTGATGCTTGACTCCTATACGCTACAGGAGCGAGCCAAAGCGATGGCGATCTGGGGCACGGGCGTGATGATGGGGCCGATCATGGGACCGTCGCTTGGGGCTTGGCTCACTGAAACTTATTCCTGGCATTGGGTTTTCTTTGTCAATCTCCCATTCGGTGTGCTGACGGTCCTTGGCTTATTAGCTTTCATGGACGAGACTAAGAAGGATCTTACGCTCCGGTTCGATTGGTTTGGATTTGCCGCATTGGCCGTTGCCATCGGCGCCCTGCAGCTCGCGCTTGATCGTGGCGAGCAGCTGGGGTGGCTTGAATCGAATGAGATCATCGCCGAATTCATCATCTCGGCCGTCGGCTTCTACTATTTCTTCGCGCACTCCTTCACCACCGCCACCCCGTTCATCCAATTCGCGCTGTTCAAAGACCGCAATTTCGTGACGGGCTGCATTTTCATGACCGTCATGGGATTAGTCCTGTACTCGACCATGGCGCTCGCCTCGCCGTACCTGCAGAACGTGATAGGCTATCCCATTATCACCGCGGGTATGCTGCTTGCGAGCCGTGGCTTCGGTACGTTCCTCGCCATGATGATGGTCGGCAGGTTAATGAGCTTTATCGAGGCTCGAACGTTGATCATCGCCGGCTTGACGCTGACGGCGGGTTCGCTATTCCAGATGACCGGATGGACCGAAATGACCCAGGTTCCGGAAATCATCACGGTGAGTGTTTTTCAGGGCTTCGGCTTCGGCCTTGTGTTCGTGCCCTTATCTACCGTTTCCTTCTTGACGCTTCCCAACCAGCTCCGCACCGACGGGACGTCGATGCTGACGCTGTTGCGCAACGTTGCCAGTTCGATTGGAATTTCAATTGTGATTGCTGAGCTCACGCAGGGAACGCGCCGCAACTATGCGATCCTGTCCGAGCACATCAATCCATTCAACCACGCCCTGCAAATGCCCGACGTGCGTGGCATCATCAATCTTTCAACTGATGCTGGGCGCGCGATGGCCGATAAGATGGTAGCAATGCAGGCGCAGATCATCGCGTTTTCACAAGACTACCAATTGGTCATGCTGTTTATCCTGGCCTCGATTCCACTTGCGATCATGATCGGCTCGACAAAAGCTACGTTGCGCAAGTGA